The following are encoded in a window of Variovorax paradoxus genomic DNA:
- a CDS encoding ABC transporter substrate-binding protein: MSHAGPVVQRLPRLSKRSLLGASLLAMLCAALPHPSAQAQTQGPRNFATLAMVAEPQTLDPMASTADLVGTIMQHVYETLYTFDAKWNVVPMLAEGMPKISADGKTYAITLRKGVALHNGRELTADDVVASLQRWMDQSPRGKAVSKEIETLKTKGPLGVEIVLKAPYAPLLSQLALPSNGTAAMMAKESMASPLKDFVGTGPYKFKERRPDQFVLLTRFDKYSARKEAASGYGGKREAVIEELRFVPVPNASTRVEGALAGQYDFADLLPVEALPRLEKASGKTLPIITPAFGFPLVVFNTKEGALANQAVRQALQTAMGQGEMLAAGFGDTRFFIAEANHFPKSSPFYSAAGTEQYNQRNATKAKDAAAKAGYKGEPIRVLTSRQYDFHYNMSLLMAEQLKRAGFKVDLNVVDWATLTQRRNDPRLWEIFITHSGLFPEPMLSPPQLGDGAPGWWDSPAKKASLSAFNTESDPAKRGALWGKVQQVVYDEVPYISVGKFNALSAKSPALDNYQPTNWPFFWNVKIK; the protein is encoded by the coding sequence ATGTCTCACGCCGGTCCTGTTGTCCAGCGCCTGCCCCGTCTGTCGAAGCGCAGCCTGCTGGGCGCTTCCTTGCTCGCGATGCTGTGTGCCGCGCTGCCCCACCCGAGTGCACAGGCCCAGACACAAGGTCCGCGCAACTTCGCCACGCTCGCGATGGTGGCCGAGCCGCAGACGCTCGACCCGATGGCTTCCACGGCCGACCTGGTCGGAACCATCATGCAGCACGTGTACGAGACGCTCTACACCTTCGACGCCAAGTGGAACGTGGTGCCGATGCTGGCCGAGGGCATGCCGAAAATTTCCGCCGACGGCAAGACCTACGCGATCACGCTGCGCAAGGGCGTGGCGCTGCACAACGGACGCGAGCTCACGGCCGACGATGTGGTCGCCAGCCTGCAGCGCTGGATGGACCAGTCGCCGCGTGGCAAGGCCGTCAGCAAGGAAATCGAGACGCTCAAGACCAAGGGCCCGCTGGGCGTGGAGATCGTGCTGAAGGCGCCGTATGCGCCGCTGCTCTCGCAACTGGCACTGCCCAGCAATGGCACGGCCGCGATGATGGCCAAGGAATCGATGGCTTCGCCGCTGAAAGACTTCGTCGGCACCGGCCCCTACAAGTTCAAGGAACGTCGCCCCGACCAGTTCGTGCTGCTCACGCGCTTCGACAAGTACAGCGCACGCAAGGAGGCTGCGAGCGGCTATGGCGGCAAGCGCGAAGCGGTCATCGAAGAGCTGCGCTTCGTGCCCGTGCCCAACGCCAGCACGCGCGTCGAGGGTGCCCTCGCGGGCCAGTACGACTTTGCCGACCTGCTGCCCGTGGAGGCCCTGCCGCGCCTGGAAAAGGCCAGTGGCAAGACGCTGCCGATCATCACGCCCGCGTTCGGTTTTCCGCTGGTGGTCTTCAACACCAAGGAAGGCGCGCTCGCCAACCAGGCCGTGCGCCAAGCCCTGCAGACGGCAATGGGCCAGGGCGAGATGCTCGCGGCCGGTTTCGGCGACACACGCTTCTTCATCGCGGAAGCGAACCACTTTCCCAAGAGCTCGCCGTTCTACTCGGCGGCCGGCACCGAGCAGTACAACCAACGCAACGCCACCAAGGCGAAGGATGCTGCGGCCAAGGCTGGCTACAAGGGCGAGCCGATCCGTGTGCTGACCAGCCGCCAGTACGACTTTCACTACAACATGTCGCTCTTGATGGCCGAGCAGCTCAAGCGCGCCGGCTTCAAGGTCGACCTCAACGTGGTCGACTGGGCCACGCTCACCCAGCGCCGCAACGATCCGCGCCTGTGGGAAATCTTCATCACCCATTCGGGGCTGTTCCCCGAGCCGATGCTGTCGCCGCCCCAACTGGGCGACGGTGCACCAGGTTGGTGGGACTCGCCCGCCAAGAAGGCATCGCTGAGTGCCTTCAACACCGAGAGCGACCCGGCCAAGCGCGGCGCGTTGTGGGGCAAGGTGCAGCAGGTGGTGTACGACGAGGTGCCGTACATCAGCGTCGGCAAGTTCAACGCGCTCTCGGCCAAGAGCCCCGCGCTGGACAACTACCAACCCACGAACTGGCCCTTCTTTTGGAATGTGAAGATCAAGTAG
- a CDS encoding fumarylacetoacetate hydrolase family protein, with protein MKLLRYGPVGQEKPAMLDADGRLRDLSAHVNDIAHEVLLPAGLARIAALDPQSLPRVEGTPRIGACVAGSGKFICIGLNYSDHAAETGATVPPEPIVFLKATSAIGGPNDALEIPRGSSKTDWEVELGVVIGKTAKYVSEADAMGHVAGYCLINDVSERAFQTERQGQWTKGKSADTFGPIGPWLVTPDEVPDPQQLDMWLEVNGVRRQSGSTATMVYGVRYLIAYLSQFMSLRPGDIISTGTPPGVGMGFKPPVYLKGGDVVTLGIEGLGTQRQVAVQFDEGGDRSGL; from the coding sequence ATGAAGCTGTTGCGTTACGGGCCTGTCGGCCAGGAGAAGCCGGCAATGCTCGACGCGGACGGGCGCTTGCGCGACCTCTCCGCGCACGTGAACGACATCGCCCACGAGGTGCTGCTGCCCGCCGGCCTGGCGCGCATCGCCGCGCTCGACCCGCAGAGTCTTCCGCGGGTAGAAGGCACTCCGCGCATCGGCGCCTGCGTGGCCGGCTCGGGGAAGTTCATCTGCATCGGCCTGAACTACTCGGACCACGCGGCCGAGACGGGCGCCACGGTACCGCCCGAGCCCATCGTCTTCCTGAAGGCGACCTCGGCGATCGGCGGACCGAACGACGCGCTTGAAATTCCGCGCGGCTCCAGCAAGACCGATTGGGAGGTGGAGCTGGGCGTGGTGATCGGAAAGACCGCGAAGTACGTCAGCGAAGCGGACGCGATGGGCCACGTCGCGGGCTATTGCCTGATCAACGACGTGTCGGAGCGCGCGTTTCAAACCGAGCGCCAGGGCCAGTGGACCAAGGGCAAGTCGGCCGACACCTTCGGGCCGATCGGGCCCTGGCTCGTGACGCCCGATGAAGTGCCCGACCCGCAGCAGCTGGACATGTGGCTGGAGGTCAACGGCGTGCGCCGCCAGAGCGGCTCCACGGCCACCATGGTCTACGGCGTGCGTTACCTGATTGCTTACCTCTCGCAGTTCATGAGCTTGCGCCCGGGGGACATCATTTCCACGGGAACCCCACCCGGTGTGGGCATGGGATTCAAGCCGCCGGTCTACCTGAAGGGCGGCGATGTCGTCACGTTGGGCATCGAAGGGTTGGGCACGCAGCGGCAGGTTGCTGTGCAGTTCGATGAGGGCGGAGACCGCAGCGGGCTGTGA
- a CDS encoding ABC transporter permease, whose product MFRFIASRFAGMLTVLALVAVLVFVLTRAASGDPISVLLGDQATAADIARVQKDYGLDKPLPVQFGYWLREVLQGNLGTSIFLQRPVTQALWERAEPTTLLALLAVAIAALIGVPCGIVSAVFRGRVVDQFFTGIAMLGASIPSFWMGIVLIQIFAVSFGWFPVSGYGAPDAPFAERLHALVLPATVLGLLNSALIIRFTRASMLDVLGEDYVRTARSKGLSESTVVLKHALRNALVPIVTVIGLTVALMIGGAVITETVFGLPGVGNLVVNAVLRRDYPVIQGALLVIAAIYVLINFSIDLLYAVVDPRVKV is encoded by the coding sequence TTGTTCCGTTTCATTGCCTCGCGCTTCGCCGGCATGCTCACCGTGCTGGCCCTGGTCGCCGTGCTCGTCTTCGTGCTCACCCGCGCGGCCTCGGGCGACCCGATCTCCGTGCTGCTGGGCGACCAGGCCACCGCTGCCGACATCGCCCGCGTGCAGAAGGACTACGGCCTGGACAAACCCCTGCCCGTGCAGTTCGGCTACTGGCTGCGCGAAGTGCTGCAGGGCAACCTGGGCACCTCTATCTTTTTGCAGCGCCCGGTCACGCAGGCGCTGTGGGAGCGGGCCGAGCCCACCACCTTGCTCGCGCTGCTGGCCGTCGCCATCGCCGCACTCATCGGCGTGCCCTGCGGCATCGTCTCTGCGGTGTTCCGCGGGCGTGTGGTCGACCAGTTCTTCACAGGCATTGCGATGCTGGGTGCCAGCATTCCGAGCTTCTGGATGGGCATCGTGCTGATCCAGATCTTCGCGGTGTCCTTCGGCTGGTTCCCTGTGTCGGGCTACGGTGCGCCCGATGCCCCTTTCGCCGAGCGGCTGCATGCGCTGGTGCTGCCGGCCACCGTGCTGGGCCTCTTGAACTCCGCGCTCATCATCCGCTTCACGCGCGCCTCGATGCTCGACGTGCTCGGCGAAGACTACGTGCGCACCGCGCGCTCCAAGGGCCTGAGCGAGAGCACCGTCGTCTTGAAGCACGCGCTGCGCAACGCACTGGTGCCCATCGTCACCGTGATCGGCCTGACCGTCGCGCTGATGATCGGCGGCGCCGTCATCACCGAGACCGTCTTCGGCCTGCCGGGTGTCGGCAACCTCGTGGTCAACGCCGTGCTGCGGCGCGACTATCCGGTCATCCAGGGCGCGCTGCTCGTGATTGCCGCGATCTATGTGCTCATCAATTTCTCGATCGATCTGCTGTATGCCGTCGTCGATCCTCGCGTGAAGGTCTGA
- a CDS encoding RICIN domain-containing protein, whose protein sequence is MSTKKVLAVGFLFGCALLTHAAITGVNPLDTIRKAATSMASAAADLVADPLPLQGPGLGNLTYAQAELFKPISMIKEEVDTGVGAGTGADVPKIPGGSVTHPTAGYTKYHYGQNVGLMINGYFLTTFTPDGGLGPGGFLLYNVSDPRNLQLVKRIYEPDGRTKELREPHSIGIATIGGKQYVAVPSVFGIEFWDFTDINNIQQVKKLVLPNVNKGDYNNVSWQLWWQAPYLYVAAAEQGVFVIDAADPANAQLANRGAGKPNPIPTGELGGFRVGPIFTMGNHMVLTSMTNTSGFASLDISDPLNPKVLDTVAGSTASYYSTCFDGKKVYASAQESGGKMYGYDLSDRSRFVAEDNRLVINQQLYCSTQDHFVFQGAQNYIHKVDVSNPLNHVEVGRGGLFATTHPDFSSSDHGQVSPFGNLIYVGNDHGSGSGFIVHAVDPDLTKPEVKQVSPVNGAKQQALTSRIGLGMTDSILPESVNANTFIVRAVGGNTLAGTYSVQLGIVNFHPVQPLQPGTAYEVFLPANGLKDYAGNAIAADYRSTFNTGNANDINLMHHWALTGNLSDQISANNGTPATGDAFESIGLNFANRTTGVQLKNDSVSTTLGGTASLSFYMKTTQAGSASSWTAPGIFGRDQSPGTDDVFWGWLDSTGNIKLSVGDNAGTRSQSAVNDGNWHHVVLTRDAASGAQAVYVDGVKTTSTGPTGTKGLSTKFQLLGQIQGNAALFKGTLAEVRVYGRVLGDTDVAALRSQAVIGDPGIVGAPKLVNGQLTFNPATLGATGAQFRWNFGDGTQSAYASQPGVTHTYSSPGHYTVTLTVKAANSQETFYTYNLTVIAPVTAAAPTHTTNIAGDANSVYAVNPDSGTVAAINAETFAKRWEVRVGDEPKTLAVGPDGRIWVTVQGDDKLVALNAADGTLSTTVPLAYGSGPYGVVFTPNGTKGLLTLESKSALVSFDPTTGAATGTLALEGSVRGIAVDASSQSAYVTRFKSKMTGGQLHKVNLQSFSSATPIALAVDTTTVDTEAASRGVPNYLSQVVISPDGARALLPSKKDNIVRGTFRDGLPLEHDKTVRSILSQVNLQTAAEVFSEQLDFNDRAPARAALYSPAGDYIFVAQMEGNRVAIVDAYNRSVRGEINASSAPHGLYLDAVRKRLYVNNFLARSVSVHDVAQVLSSESAAPAFLQNVTTVAQEPMAAAALRGKQVFYNASDRRMSMNNYMSCASCHADGSDDGMVWDFTQRGEGLRRTISLQGRRGTGHGKLHWTANFDEVQDFEHDIRNEFGGTGFLTNADFSATGDPLGVPKAGRNAQLDDLAAYLNSLNKYMRSPARAADGNLSVDAVRGQTVFNTAQCATCHTAGSLRDGLRHDVGTVQLSSGKGSHQPLAGVGFDTPTLYGTWSNPSFFHNGQKATLQDVLTGGHGNASSLPAADVLALGEYVKSFDTAPAVDTRIRSEVSNLCVNVSGGSTASGATVVQWACGNGNNETFTVNSSGGYTQFVAKHSGLCLAQGNTNAGGGPLVQLACTAGMATQWSVVGATLRNRVSSGACLDVPGSTTTQGTALSTYTCHGGANQR, encoded by the coding sequence ATGAGCACCAAGAAAGTTCTTGCGGTAGGTTTTCTGTTCGGCTGTGCGTTGCTGACGCATGCGGCGATCACCGGGGTGAACCCCCTCGACACGATCAGGAAGGCCGCCACCAGCATGGCCTCCGCGGCCGCTGACCTGGTGGCCGATCCGCTGCCGCTGCAGGGCCCTGGCCTCGGCAACCTGACCTACGCGCAGGCCGAGCTGTTCAAGCCCATCTCGATGATCAAGGAAGAGGTGGACACCGGCGTCGGCGCTGGCACCGGCGCCGATGTGCCGAAGATCCCCGGTGGCAGTGTGACGCACCCCACCGCCGGGTACACCAAGTACCACTACGGCCAGAACGTGGGCCTCATGATCAACGGCTACTTCCTGACGACGTTCACGCCCGACGGCGGCTTGGGCCCGGGGGGCTTCTTGCTCTACAACGTGTCCGATCCGCGCAACCTCCAGCTCGTCAAGCGCATCTACGAGCCGGACGGCCGCACCAAGGAACTGAGGGAGCCGCACTCCATCGGCATCGCCACCATCGGCGGCAAGCAGTACGTTGCCGTTCCCAGCGTGTTCGGCATCGAGTTCTGGGACTTCACCGACATCAACAACATCCAGCAAGTGAAGAAGCTGGTGCTGCCCAACGTCAACAAGGGCGACTACAACAACGTGAGCTGGCAGCTCTGGTGGCAGGCGCCCTACCTGTACGTGGCGGCGGCGGAGCAGGGCGTGTTCGTCATCGACGCCGCAGACCCCGCGAACGCGCAGCTTGCGAACCGCGGCGCCGGCAAGCCCAACCCGATACCGACCGGCGAGCTCGGCGGCTTTCGCGTGGGGCCGATCTTCACCATGGGCAACCACATGGTGCTGACGTCCATGACCAACACCAGCGGCTTCGCCAGCCTGGACATTTCAGACCCGCTGAATCCCAAGGTGCTCGACACCGTCGCTGGCTCTACGGCCAGCTACTACTCCACCTGCTTCGACGGAAAGAAGGTCTACGCCTCCGCACAAGAGAGCGGCGGCAAGATGTACGGCTACGACCTCAGCGACCGATCGCGCTTCGTGGCCGAAGACAACCGGCTCGTGATCAACCAGCAGCTGTACTGCAGCACGCAGGACCACTTCGTTTTCCAGGGCGCGCAGAACTACATCCACAAGGTCGATGTGAGCAACCCGCTCAACCATGTCGAGGTCGGGCGCGGCGGATTGTTCGCGACGACGCACCCCGATTTCTCGAGTTCCGACCACGGCCAGGTGTCGCCGTTCGGCAACCTGATCTACGTCGGCAACGACCACGGCTCGGGCAGCGGTTTCATCGTGCATGCGGTGGACCCCGACCTCACCAAGCCCGAAGTGAAGCAGGTCTCGCCCGTGAACGGTGCGAAGCAACAAGCGCTCACCTCGCGCATCGGCCTGGGCATGACCGACAGCATCCTGCCGGAGAGCGTGAACGCCAACACCTTCATCGTGCGCGCGGTGGGCGGCAACACGCTGGCAGGCACCTACAGCGTGCAGTTGGGCATCGTCAACTTCCACCCCGTGCAGCCGCTGCAACCGGGCACCGCCTACGAGGTGTTCCTGCCCGCCAACGGCCTGAAGGACTATGCGGGCAACGCCATTGCCGCCGACTACCGCTCCACCTTCAACACCGGCAATGCCAACGACATCAACCTGATGCACCACTGGGCGCTGACGGGCAACCTGTCTGATCAGATCAGCGCCAACAACGGCACGCCTGCGACCGGCGATGCGTTCGAGAGCATCGGCCTGAACTTCGCGAACCGCACCACGGGCGTGCAACTGAAGAACGACAGCGTGTCCACCACGCTGGGCGGCACGGCCTCGCTGAGCTTCTACATGAAGACCACGCAGGCGGGCAGTGCCAGCTCGTGGACCGCGCCCGGCATCTTCGGCCGTGACCAGTCGCCGGGCACGGACGACGTGTTCTGGGGCTGGCTCGACAGCACCGGCAACATCAAGCTGTCGGTGGGCGACAACGCGGGCACGCGTTCGCAAAGCGCCGTGAACGACGGCAACTGGCACCACGTGGTGCTGACGCGCGACGCGGCTTCCGGCGCGCAGGCGGTGTACGTCGACGGCGTGAAGACCACGTCGACCGGCCCCACCGGCACCAAGGGCCTGTCGACCAAGTTCCAGCTGCTGGGCCAGATCCAGGGCAACGCCGCACTCTTCAAGGGCACGCTGGCCGAGGTGCGCGTGTACGGCCGCGTGCTCGGCGACACCGACGTGGCTGCGCTGCGTAGCCAGGCCGTGATCGGCGACCCCGGCATCGTGGGCGCACCGAAGCTCGTCAACGGCCAGCTGACGTTCAACCCGGCCACGCTCGGCGCCACGGGCGCGCAGTTCCGCTGGAACTTCGGCGACGGCACGCAGAGCGCGTACGCCTCGCAACCCGGCGTCACGCACACCTACAGCAGCCCCGGCCACTACACGGTGACGCTGACGGTGAAGGCCGCGAACAGCCAGGAGACCTTCTACACCTACAACCTCACGGTGATCGCACCCGTCACGGCGGCGGCGCCCACGCACACGACCAACATCGCGGGCGATGCGAACTCGGTGTATGCGGTGAACCCCGACAGCGGTACGGTGGCTGCCATCAACGCCGAGACCTTCGCCAAGCGCTGGGAAGTGCGCGTGGGCGACGAGCCGAAGACGCTGGCGGTGGGCCCTGACGGCCGCATCTGGGTGACGGTGCAGGGCGACGACAAGCTGGTGGCGCTCAACGCTGCCGACGGCACGCTGTCGACGACGGTGCCGCTGGCCTACGGCAGCGGCCCGTACGGTGTCGTCTTCACGCCCAATGGCACCAAGGGCCTGCTGACGCTGGAAAGCAAGTCGGCGCTGGTCAGCTTCGACCCGACCACCGGCGCCGCCACGGGCACGCTCGCCCTGGAAGGCAGCGTGCGCGGCATCGCGGTCGATGCGAGTTCGCAATCGGCCTACGTGACGCGCTTCAAGTCGAAGATGACGGGCGGGCAGCTGCACAAGGTGAACCTGCAGAGCTTCAGCAGCGCCACGCCGATCGCGCTGGCGGTCGACACGACCACGGTGGACACCGAGGCCGCCTCGCGTGGCGTGCCCAACTACCTGAGCCAGGTGGTGATCTCGCCGGACGGCGCGCGTGCGCTGCTGCCTTCGAAGAAGGACAACATCGTGCGCGGCACCTTCCGCGACGGCCTGCCGCTGGAGCACGACAAGACCGTGCGCTCCATCCTGTCGCAGGTGAACCTGCAGACGGCCGCGGAAGTGTTCAGTGAACAGCTCGACTTCAACGACCGCGCCCCCGCGCGCGCCGCGCTGTACTCGCCGGCCGGCGACTACATCTTCGTGGCGCAGATGGAAGGCAACCGCGTCGCCATCGTCGATGCGTACAACCGTTCGGTGCGCGGCGAGATCAACGCCAGCAGCGCGCCGCACGGCCTGTACCTGGATGCGGTGCGCAAGCGCCTGTACGTGAACAACTTCCTGGCGCGCTCGGTGTCGGTGCACGACGTGGCGCAGGTGCTGTCGTCGGAGTCGGCCGCACCGGCCTTCCTGCAGAACGTCACCACGGTCGCGCAGGAGCCGATGGCCGCCGCGGCGCTGCGCGGCAAGCAGGTGTTCTACAACGCGTCCGACCGGCGCATGAGCATGAACAACTACATGTCGTGCGCGAGCTGCCATGCCGATGGCAGCGACGACGGCATGGTGTGGGACTTCACGCAGCGCGGCGAAGGCCTGCGCCGCACCATCAGCCTGCAGGGCCGTCGCGGCACGGGCCACGGCAAGCTGCACTGGACCGCCAACTTCGACGAGGTGCAGGACTTCGAGCACGACATCCGCAACGAGTTCGGCGGCACGGGCTTCCTGACCAACGCCGACTTCTCGGCCACGGGCGACCCGCTCGGCGTGCCGAAGGCGGGCCGCAACGCGCAGCTCGACGACCTTGCGGCCTACCTGAACTCGCTGAACAAGTACATGCGCAGCCCGGCCCGCGCGGCGGACGGCAACCTCAGCGTGGACGCGGTGCGCGGCCAGACCGTGTTCAACACGGCCCAGTGCGCGACCTGCCACACGGCCGGCAGCCTGCGCGACGGGCTGCGGCACGACGTGGGCACGGTCCAACTGTCGTCGGGCAAGGGCAGCCACCAGCCGCTGGCCGGCGTGGGCTTCGACACACCGACGCTTTACGGCACCTGGAGCAACCCGAGCTTCTTCCACAACGGCCAGAAGGCCACGCTGCAGGACGTGCTCACAGGCGGCCACGGCAATGCATCGAGCCTGCCGGCGGCCGATGTGCTGGCACTCGGTGAGTACGTGAAGTCGTTCGACACCGCACCGGCGGTCGACACGCGCATCCGCTCGGAGGTCAGCAACCTGTGCGTCAACGTGTCGGGCGGCTCGACGGCCAGCGGCGCGACGGTGGTGCAGTGGGCCTGCGGCAACGGCAACAACGAGACCTTCACCGTCAACAGCAGCGGCGGCTACACGCAGTTCGTCGCGAAGCACAGCGGCCTGTGCCTGGCGCAGGGCAACACCAACGCGGGTGGTGGCCCGCTGGTGCAGCTGGCGTGCACGGCGGGCATGGCTACGCAGTGGAGCGTGGTCGGGGCGACGTTGCGCAACCGGGTGTCTTCCGGCGCGTGCCTCGATGTGCCGGGCTCGACCACCACGCAAGGAACGGCGCTGTCCACCTACACCTGCCATGGCGGGGCCAACCAGCGCTGA
- a CDS encoding TRAP transporter substrate-binding protein, whose protein sequence is MSKALPHRLLATCIVLTSFLAAGLAGAQNIQERTFKFAFVNQKEHPQGMGAQRFSEIVEKKSGGKMKVKLFPSGVLGGDASVIASLQGGTVEMTMAIPGLLSGMAREFSLFDLPFLFNNEKEADFVLDGPVGRKLLDKLPEKGLIGLTYFEHGFRNVTNSRRPIARLEDLQGLKLRVMQIPVMIDAFSALGANPSPLPLPEVYTALEQRAVDGQENPYSLVEASKYYEIQKYGSNTRHAFNPVVLLFSKKRWEQLSEDERKILLDAARETQPFQRTANRDVNARAAEFLKSKGMVLTEFPAAERERLREKLVPVTDKHVKQIDPALTKELFSELGKARSSAAR, encoded by the coding sequence ATGTCCAAAGCTCTGCCGCATCGCCTGCTCGCCACGTGCATCGTCCTGACCTCGTTCCTGGCGGCAGGCCTTGCCGGTGCGCAGAACATCCAGGAGCGCACCTTCAAGTTCGCCTTCGTCAACCAGAAGGAGCATCCGCAGGGCATGGGCGCGCAGCGCTTCTCGGAGATCGTCGAGAAGAAGAGCGGCGGCAAGATGAAGGTGAAGCTCTTTCCTTCGGGCGTGCTCGGAGGCGATGCCTCGGTCATTGCGTCGCTGCAGGGCGGCACGGTGGAAATGACGATGGCGATCCCCGGCCTGCTCTCGGGCATGGCCCGGGAGTTCTCGCTGTTCGACCTGCCGTTCCTGTTCAACAACGAGAAGGAAGCCGACTTCGTGCTCGATGGGCCGGTCGGCCGCAAGCTGCTGGACAAGCTGCCCGAGAAGGGGTTGATCGGCCTCACGTACTTCGAGCACGGCTTTCGCAACGTCACCAACAGCCGGCGCCCGATTGCGCGCCTGGAAGACCTGCAGGGCCTGAAGCTGCGCGTGATGCAGATCCCCGTGATGATCGATGCGTTCAGCGCGCTGGGTGCCAACCCGTCGCCGCTGCCGCTGCCCGAGGTCTACACCGCGCTGGAGCAACGGGCCGTCGACGGCCAGGAAAATCCGTACTCGCTGGTGGAAGCCTCGAAGTACTACGAGATCCAGAAGTACGGCTCCAACACGCGGCACGCGTTCAACCCCGTCGTGCTGCTGTTCAGCAAGAAGCGCTGGGAGCAGTTGTCGGAAGACGAACGCAAGATCCTGCTCGACGCGGCCAGAGAGACGCAGCCCTTCCAGCGCACCGCCAACCGCGACGTCAACGCCCGGGCCGCCGAGTTCCTGAAGAGCAAGGGCATGGTGTTGACCGAGTTCCCCGCCGCCGAGCGCGAGCGCCTGCGCGAGAAGCTCGTGCCGGTCACGGACAAGCACGTCAAGCAGATCGATCCGGCGCTGACGAAAGAGCTGTTCTCCGAGCTCGGCAAGGCACGCAGCAGTGCCGCCAGATAG
- a CDS encoding JAB domain-containing protein has protein sequence MAYLKELKVTFTHKRVDDDLLSRPVDSPEQVYALFKDMQNEAKEKVVVLHLNPQLEILSYEVASIGSAKATLMEPVELYRNAMLARASSLIVVHNHPSGHCQPSDADISIAMRLHELGVIHGMPLQDFIIIGDDEYCSFREEKRFR, from the coding sequence ATGGCCTATCTGAAAGAGCTCAAGGTGACCTTCACCCACAAGCGGGTGGACGACGACTTGCTGAGCAGGCCAGTGGACAGCCCCGAGCAGGTGTATGCGCTGTTCAAGGACATGCAGAACGAGGCCAAGGAAAAGGTCGTGGTGCTGCACCTCAACCCGCAACTTGAAATCCTCTCGTACGAGGTCGCCTCCATCGGCTCGGCCAAGGCCACGCTTATGGAACCGGTCGAGCTGTACCGCAACGCGATGCTTGCGCGCGCCAGTTCATTGATCGTCGTTCACAACCATCCCTCCGGCCATTGCCAGCCCTCGGACGCGGACATCAGCATCGCGATGCGGCTGCACGAACTGGGCGTGATCCACGGGATGCCGCTGCAGGACTTCATCATCATCGGAGACGACGAGTACTGCAGTTTTCGGGAAGAGAAGAGATTCCGCTAA